Sequence from the Anaerolineae bacterium genome:
CGCTGAGCCGGCTACACCTCCCCTATGACGCGGATCCGCAAGAGCTGATTCGCATGTTAACGAGGTAAATAGGGAAAAATCACCCCGAAAATTGGCCTGTTTGTCATATCATAGTGTATAATGCGCGCCGATAGGCGATGCAGGCCGAAACCATGGGAGCGGAGGCATGGCGATGTTCGACAAGTTTCCTCGGGTGCGGTTGGCACATCTACCTACACCGCTGGAGCCTATGCCTCGACTGACCCGAGCATTGAACGGACCACAGCTCTGGGTGAAACGTGACGATCAGACCGGCCTTGCCACCGGCGGCAATAAGGCGCGTAAGCTGGAGTTCCTGGTAGGGGATGCGGTGGAGCGCGGCGCGGACACGCTTATCACCGCCGGCGCGCCGCAGTCGAATCACAGCCGGCAGACCGCCGCCGCGGCCGCCCGCATGGGCATGCGGGCGGTGTTGGCGCTGACCGGCGATATGCCCGAGGAATGGAACGGCAACCTCCTCCTGGACTACCTCTTTGATGCGGAAGTGCGCTGGTTGGGGGATGTGAGCTGGGCTGACCTGCCGGCCCGCCTGGAAGCCATCGCCGCCGGCGAGCGCGAAGCGGGGTACGAGCCCTATATCATCCCGCTGGGAGGGTCCACCCCCATTGGTGTGCTGGGCTATATCCTGGCGATGCAGGAACTGGTTCAGCAGATGGAGGAAGCCGGCGTATCCTTCGACCGCATCATCATCGCCTCCAGCTCTGGC
This genomic interval carries:
- a CDS encoding pyridoxal-phosphate dependent enzyme, with the translated sequence MFDKFPRVRLAHLPTPLEPMPRLTRALNGPQLWVKRDDQTGLATGGNKARKLEFLVGDAVERGADTLITAGAPQSNHSRQTAAAAARMGMRAVLALTGDMPEEWNGNLLLDYLFDAEVRWLGDVSWADLPARLEAIAAGEREAGYEPYIIPLGGSTPIGVLGYILAMQELVQQMEEAGVSFDRIIIASSSGGTQAGLLIGAELFGFKGRITAISVAEPEKALRARVSKLVSQTLSLLG